A single Diceros bicornis minor isolate mBicDic1 chromosome 7, mDicBic1.mat.cur, whole genome shotgun sequence DNA region contains:
- the LOC131408819 gene encoding olfactory receptor 10A2 has protein sequence MAGGNWTRVSEFILISFSSLPTEIQLLLFLTFLTIYLVTLMGNSLIILVTLADPMLHSPMHFFLRNLSFLEIGFNLVIVPKMLGTLLAWDTTVSFLGCATQMYFFFFFGVAECFLLATMAYDRYVAICNPLHYPVIMNQRTRAKLAVASWFPGFPVATVQTTWLFSFPFCGTNKVNHFFCDSPPVLRLVCADTALFEIYAIVGTILFVMIPCLLILCSYTRIAAAILRIPSAKGKHKAFSTCSSHLLVVSLFYVSLSLTYFRPKSNNSPESKKLLSLSYTVVTPMLNPIIYSLRNNEVKNALSRTLCKAFGLRNCIP, from the coding sequence ATGGCTGGAGGAAACTGGACAAGAGTTAGTGAGTTTATCCTCATTAGCTTCTCTTCCCTACCTACAGAAATACAGTTGTTACTCTTCCTGACATTTCTAACCATCTACCTGGTCACGCTGATGGGAAACAGCCTCATCATTCTGGTTACCTTGGCTGACCCCATGCTGCACAGTCCCATGCACTTCTTCCTCAGGAACTTGTCCTTCCTGGAGATTGGCTTCAACCTAGTCATTGTGCCCAAGATGCTGGGGACCCTGCTTGCCTGGGATACAACCGTCTCCTTCCTTGGCTGTGCCACTCagatgtatttcttctttttctttggggTTGCTGAATGCTTCCTCCTGGCCACCATGGCATATGACCGCTATGTAGCCATCTGTAATCCCTTGCACTACCCAGTCATCATGAACCAAAGGACACGTGCAAAACTGGCTGTTGCCTCCTGGTTTCCAGGCTTTCCTGTAGCTACTGTGCAGACCACGTGGCTCTTCAGCTTTCCATTCTGTGGCACCAACAAGGTGAACCATTTCTTCTGTGACAGCCCACCTGTGCTGAGGCTGGTCTGTGCAGACACAGCACTCTTTGAGATCTACGCTATCGTTGGAACCATTCTGTTCGTCATGATACCCTGCTTGCTGATTCTATGTTCCTACACTCGCATTGCTGCTGCCATTCTCAGGATTCCATCAGCTAAAGGGAAGCATAAAGCCTTCTCTACCTGCTCTTCTCACCTTCTCGTTGTCTCCCTTTTCTATGTATCTTTAAGTCTCACCTACTTTCGGCCTAAGTCCAATAATTCTCCTGAGAGCAAGAAGCTGCTGTCATTATCTTACACTGTTGTGACTCCCATGTTGAACCCCATTATCTACAGCCTGAGAAATAATGAGGTGAAGAATGCCCTCAGCAGGACCTTGTGTAAGGCTTTCGGCCTCAGAAACTGCATCCCATAG